gcttgAAGGTGAACTGTTGCAGCATGGAGGTGAAGAAAAGGAACAGCTCGAACTTGGCCAGCTGTTCTCCAAGGCACCTCCGGGGACCTGATGCAGAAGCAAGAGAAGATAAAACGATTGTTGTCACCATCATTtccttaatgtttttttttaaaactttgtttactcatgagaagctcaaatcggcctgcgtGCCACTTTTAATTGAGGTCAAGAGGGAAGGGTcagacaaatgtaaaaaaagagaTACCGTTGACATCATTTAAAGCACTAATAACTCTGTCAATAGTTACAAAACTTGTCACTCTTTATCATTGAAAGCGAAAAATAGAAcgtaacttttgatatcagatTTAAACAAGAGAGAGAAAAGAAGGTATGTCTGCTCAACATTTAATGGGGATTGAACACTGACGATAGCGCTTTGgattcacatatacatgtagttacctaTATTCAGCTATAAAGTGCATCCACACAAACCAGTCTTTCGTCACGTACACTTGTTTTACCTGTGCAAAACGGCAAGAAAGACTCCATGCTCGTTTTGAGCTGCCCATTGGCGTCCAGGAATCGGGTGGGGTCGAACCGCTCCGGATCGGGCCAGTACTTCGGGTCCATGTGGAGAGACCACAGGTTGGGTATTATGAAGGTGCCGGCGGGGATCTGTAGTATAAAACAAACTGTTTAAAATAATCTAATAAGTTTGAAATTAGAATATTGCAgttcaaagaaagaaactcaagcaactggatatgattttgtaaacagtcagacgttttagaAAGCTTACGCTATCTTTCGTGAGTGACActgatgctatctgaaacgtacGTCtgatgaccgtttccaaaatcatatccaactgCTTGAGTACTAGTAATCGCTAATAGGAGCATTGCATTtccaaccttcatcgacgaaacTATGACACGTTTAGTTGAACGTTTATTCAAGTAGCAAAGAGTGGTTACCTGATGGCCCATGATTGTAGCAGGAGCTGTGGTCTCGTGAGGAACAGACGAAGGAGCGATGGGTCGAATCCGCTGAGCCTCGCGTATGGCCGCCTCTGTGTAGGGAAGATGTTCTCGCAGGAGCGTAGATGGAGTCTGTGAGGATAGTGGTACGTAATGTACAATGGACACACGCAAAAACACATTCTAAAATAAAATTTGACGCGAGTTCTCCCAAATCTTAGTGACCATGGAATTCAAGGACTCGAACCCACAACTTCTAGGTTTAACCCGAGGAAACAAGGCCACTCACGACGTTGCGAAAACAACCCTTTAACGTTACCTGTTTTCATCAATCTCCTCCTGCACCTTGCGCTGCACATCCGGGTGCATGACCAGGTACAGCATGGCCCAGCGGAGCGTGCTGGCGGTGGTGTCGGTTCCCGCCACGAACAGGTTCCTGATGACGTTGATGGTGTTGTCTTGTGGTAGTTCAGACAGTATTCTGTTCCCTAAGACCCTAACGATAAAAACACAATGGTTAAGCGATGAGCTCTTCTCACAAACCTGCATCATGTTTCAGTCACAATGCCAAGAACAAGTAATTTAAAGCCCGTCAAGTGAGTCAATTAacttgcaaacaaacaacaaaaaaggagCTCACACGATGCAATGAAACATAGAGAAACATAAATGTTATGTAAGAAAAACAGAGAAACATAAATGTTATGTAAATTAGATGTAACACGAATGATTGCCGCTGCGGAGGTGATGCTGATTAAACGTGCAAGTTTGTTATTCTGGATGACCACGTACCTCGGTGCTCCTCCAGCAGAAAACCATCGATGACGTCCCTGATGtagttttttatttatttatttatttatttcatcttgagacAGATGGGTtacccctacaacagtgcatacagtagttgatttccaagggggcccatcaaacatacatgtaaataataaatacaggacaaaaacgtgataacaatcagtcaaactttgaacaccagggacaacatacagtacagaaaacataaaaccggtgcgtcaaaacataatcagtgtccatactcatgtcgaaaacgttccaaggtcaaaatcaatatatcaagagatggggtggaggtcagaggtcaaatcatatatcaaatcatgtgtaaaacgaaaattaatgaaactgaaatttacaaagcatgGATACTAAATCATATGTAgagattgaacaaacaaaaaaatttaaagaacagtaaggcacatcagagacaaaggtgcTTTTCCATACTAAGTTTCAGTATTACTTGAGGTCAGATAAACATATgttcttcagagctgttttaaagccttttagtgttgtgatgtttcttatgttatctgctagtttgttgtactggctagtgccagtgtatgcaaatgttttttgtccacatgtGGTGGTGTAGCTTGGTGGGTGTAGTTTAGTAGTCTGCCTAGTGTTGTAAGTATGGATACGAGAGTCGTGCTGAAATGTGGcggataggtatgttggtgccaagcctgtcagacatttgaaaaccataatgcacGTGTGCTCAAATCTCCTATCAGCCAGGTATTTCCAGTTGAGAGTTTGGTGGAGGTTCACAGTGCTGATGTCCCGTTGCCTACGTTGTAGCACCACCCTAGCCGctctgttttgtagtatttgtagttGCCGTTGTTTGGTGGCCCCACAGGTTCCCCAGACAGTGTCACAATAGTCGAAAATAGGCAATATCATAGTCTTGTACAACATGTCAGCAATACTGAAAGTCAGGCAGTGTCTGAGGCGTCTAAGTAGTCCAATCCTCTGTGACACCTTACTACAAACTTTGTCTATATGTTCATTAAAGGACAGGTGGGAGTCAAGGTACAGACCAAGATATTTGAACGTATGAACTCTTTCTATGATTTCTTGGTCAATTTTGACTGTCAAGGACTGTGCTTGCTTTAACCTGTTAGCAGTGCCAAATAACATCCATTTAGTCTTGGTTACATTTAATGTTAAACGATTTGTTTGGAACCAAGTGGCCAAACCAGAGAGTTCATAGTTCAGAATTGACTcaatatgttttacattgttgctGGGATAGAATATtgctgtgtcatcagcatacaaacatattttacatgtggtAACTACATCAGGTAtatcattaataaataaattgaagaGCAACGGGCCCAGTATGGAACCCTGGGGCACTCCCACTGTAACAGGTAAGTATTCTGACCTACAACCATTCAGAGAGACAATTTGTTGTCTCCCCGACAGGTAGTTACTGAACCAAAGATGCTCCACACCCTGAATCCCGATCCATGACAGTTTGGTTAATAATAGTCCATGATGTACAGTGTCAAATGCTTTCTTAAGATCCAAAAATACCGCCCCCACTAGGTTACCCCTGTCCATGTTATGAAGCACGTAGTCCTTGGCATCcagtagtgttgttgttgtagagTGGCCTGTCCTAAAACCAGACTGTTGGGTGGAGAGGATATTGTGTTGATGCAGGTATTCAACGAACTGTGTGTGCACCTCTCTTTCAAAGGCCTTCATGATGACAGGTAGAACAGATATGGGTCTGTAATTGTTTGGGTCTTCTGTATCCCCTCCTTTGTGTAATGGAGTGACCCTTGCCATCTTCCAGTCTGTAGGAATGTGGCCAGAGGAAAGGGACAAATTGAAAATGTGTGTAAGTGGTTTACATATACTAGGTGCGGCTACCTTCAGGAGCCTTGCATGTATCTTGTCCAGACCAGTCGCTTTATTACTGTGCAGTCCCCTTAGTTTTTCATACACTCCCACTTCACTTATTTGCTTAAAGTTGAAGGTAGTTTTTAATTCTTTGTATCTTGCGGGGCACTTAGGGACCGTAGTTTGGTGCTTGAACTTCTCAGCCAGTTTGTTTCCAACAGTTACAAAGAACTTATTGAGGCAGTTTGCAATATTCGGAAGGTCCAGGATATGTTTCCCTTCCCAGCGCAGTGATTTGGTAACTGCTTGGGTCTTTTTAGGTAAAACCTCCTTAATTGTAGCCCACAGTTTTTTTGAGTCTGTCAGGTTTTCTTCCAACTTTTGTTGGCAGTAACTGGCTTTGGCTAGCCTTACCCTCTTGTTTACATAGTTACGTTTAGCTTTGTAATCCTCCCAATCTTTACTTTGACCTGTTCTGCGTGTCCTGGCCTTCGTGTCATCCCTGACTTGCATTAGGCTTTTTATGTCGGGTGTGAGCCATTTTGGCTGGGCAGTTTTTGTGCGTTTGGAAATATATGGTGCATGCACATCACTAACTGTGATAAACAGAGACTTGAAAAGAGACCAAGCCTCCTCAACCCTGGTAGCCTGGAGTACAGAGTCCCAGTTTAGTGCCCTCAGGTCAGTCAAGAAACTGTCTTCCTGAAAGTTAGTGAATTTACGGGAGGTTACATACTTAGATACGGACTTGGTGCGTCTCGCCTTTCTGGTACAATACACAGCATAGTGATCAGAGATAGTGGAGTGTACCACTCCATAGTCACTTACCCTATGCATATCACTGCAGTACACATGATCTATTATACTACTAGAGTGTTGGTGTACTCTAGTTGGTTTGTCTATAACCTGTTGTAATTGAAATTCCTGACTCAGGTTATCCATGTGTTTAACTGCTGAGCTACAGGGCTGACTAATGTCTATGTTCATGTCTCCCAGTAGAAACAATTCTGACTTGGGAGTGGACATACTCCAGGTTTCAAGTGAGTCTCTTAGCAGGGTGTAAAACTCCACAGAGCTCGGGTCAAAGGTCTCCCTGTGCTCCTGGATGACTTCGATGACGAAGCTGCGGATCTCATCGCTGCACGTCACCACCTCCTCCAGCTTCCGGCGGAAAGACGGGACGTGCCGCAGTATTGGGTAGACGTTCAATGCCTGGAGTAAAAACCAAAAGTCTTCGTAACTGCCAACAAGTGGTGCATCAATGACATCAAATTTCAGTGCATTGTGAACATGTACAGTAAAAGAAACGATATCAATGGACAGCAGTCGTATTCTTATGGTTGACATCTTCGAGCTCATGAAAAACTTCTTGCTAATCACAATATGACGCACCTGAGCGGAGGCATTCGCACGGAAATACCGGTTTTGGAGCTCCACCAGTCTAGAAAAGCGCTCATCGCTGTGGTCGAATCTCCTGCCGAACACCACGGAACAGATCACATTGGCAACCGCTAGGCTCAGAGACACCGTGGGGTCGAACGGTTGACCGCATTTATCCTTGAAAACCTGAACCAGATCCTGCGCCTCCTGCACGATGGTCGGCTCCAGACTCTGCTTCCCGGCCCCGAAGGTGTTGAGCCAAGTCAGCGCCACCTTTCGGGTCTCCTTCCACTCGGGGCCATAAGCAGCAGCTGTAAGGCCTGTCCAGGTGGAACAAAATTATTTTCACAGAACGATCACAAGACTTCATTAGATGTCTGTTGGTAATTTTTATATCTTTCTGTGTCTTATCTGAAAtccattgtgtgtgtgtgtgtgcgcgtgtcttTGTTTATgacagagagagaaacagagagacacGATATCTGATCATCATAGAAGCTTGAAATCTCTGATGACTGTACTTGTGGACCTGATTGGTAAATGTCCTCTGAACCGTTGTTTTACTGGGACACATGTaagaaacataaacaaacactgTGTTAGAAATGAGGTTTTCTTGCCTTTTCCTCTGGTCGGTATTATTTTCCCCCACAGGAACAAGTCCGGACGAGAAGAAAAGACGTCGCCATGTTTCTGCAAAGCCTCTTTCACAGCGTCCTGCCCGCTCAGCACGACTGCTGGGCGTGGGCCGAGCCAGACACTGGGTAATCATGACGTTTCAAAACAGTGTTTAGCAAACAACAGTGTCAATAGGAAAAGaattacagtacagtaaatTTGATATATAGGTGTAAAATTTAAAGCAAAATGTCAGCACAGACCGTTTGCGGCCTAACCAGAACTTAGAGGTGCTGCCAGGAGGACTAGGCATAGACATATATGATTTGCAGAACAcccatttttatttctttgtgtatTTCTACGCGTCGGCAAAACGCGCCACACGTAACAAGCAAACATTATCCCTATAACTGGTATGACCAGACCTGATTATAAATGAAAGGCATTCAATTGTACAGTCATGCCTAGGGGGGCTAGGTACAGGCTGTGTACCGAATGACTAAACAAACGTATAGCATTAGTGTTAAGAAACGTATAAACAACAATTAAACATACAGATTAAACATACAGATTGAGGAGTATACAAGATTCTTACACCAAGCTAACCGGGTAGAGCCAAATTCTTCTCGCTTCACAAGTGATTGTGGGAACATATGATGGTCATAATACAGTTGTAGCGTTTGTCTTTAAACgcatgaaaaaaattcaatatgAATTTATTAAGGAACGTTCCTACTTTAACCCCTTTAGTTCCGGTGACCCTTGCAGCCTATCTCTAATATAATTCAGGTGTCTGAAAGTAAAGGCGTCGACGTCACCGGAGCATTATATTCATAGGGGTGTCGAAACGTATACGTATTAAGGGTGTGAGAACATAGCTAGCGCAGTTTCTGCGTGATTGTGTCATCAACTCTGCACAATACCCAACAGCCATTTTGTTGGAAGGCGAAGAAAACTGTGATATCTGATAAGCTAACCTGATAGTAATTTTCCGGCAGACTGCAAGCATAATATATGACAGTGTTGttttctggtaaaaaaaaaaacacgctaCAAAGGTCCTAGGCATAATAATCTTGCAGCCCTTGACAGATATGTTGGTTCTTTTAACAATTGCTTTTATACTACAATTATGTCATATTAAAAGTGACATATTTACACACGTGAAGACGTCGCCGTATTTCAGTCGCCATTCAGCGAACACTCGATGTTGTCCCCGGGCGAGATCGAGCAGGTTCCCGACGATCGGCCAGGCACGAGGCCCTGGTGGGTATTTCCTCTTCAACCTGAGGTTTTGGACGTACAGGCAGACTCCCAGCAGTACCAAGGCTACAAAGAACAACCCCATGTTACTGCCAACTGTCCTGGCCTGCTACTCCACCCGGCCTGTGAGAGTGAGCAACACCTCACAAAGTGCAAAGTTGCATGAGACACCAACGGATGACGTTGGAATTCCCTACGAGCGTTTGCATTGTTCAAATGCAATAGAGCGTCTTCAATCCCCTTGGTATGTTAAGCCACTTTGTGACATTAGCTTCACCTTTGGTCTCATCTAAATGCTGCGttcctttttttatatatatttgcttttggacagacgaggacaatgtggcactgcactcaaattttgtaacttatattaacagtgccacatacacggtacagacagaaggtaaaggtagtcttttacctccccgaccgaagtcaggtacccatcttTACACctggagtgaggaaggtcgtgtaaagtgcctttcccaagggcacaacatcgaggggcacggcggggatcgaactcatgatcaggacctctagattctgaGCTGTCACAAGAAGTGATCACATAACCAtggccctgcttatgaatacaATGCGATGTACTCAGTGTTTGTCAAGAGGGGGGAATGACCGATAAGTTGCAAGGTGAGGTTGTGTAATGTTATCTGTCTGGTATCGTGGCCAATTACAATTATAGAGTGTGCATCGATAGCCTAAGGGTGGCATTATCTTTACTTTTGATCACaggaccggtgtgacagcgatctcgcccccccggcgatctcgcccccccggggggcgagatcactagcgttttcgcccccctttagcgttttcgcccccccccccagagcagctggctactacatattacaggtgcgctacctggtactatactgcacctggggagtaacgtatatggtgtgttacctggtacctatatggcaccttattaccgtaccgtaagatgtcatacctcgaaagtcgatattatattgttcggtgcaaacatgacattgaaatgaaaaaagacaatttttgcagctgaggtggcataaaacagtgctactgcgaacgtataaatcaacaccgtctatggtacgaaatacgtcagctatatgttttcaatttgtcacagtgttttctttcttgtgctggaaacatttccaaagcactaacaaaaacacacgtgaataatagtttctcactataaacactatctacgcgcaagttgatatagctgttgctaaatgctacacaaacactggtaaaagtacctgtcttaagaaacacgggtaaatgcatcagttcctaaatactagaaaaaacagtcatgttggaggtaaagatatcccttggccaggtgcatataccaaaatgtgcgttattctaattgatacctaatatttgcataattaataaagacattacataattcttttgtggtcacttcattgtagagacttcatattggagatatataggctgcttgaggacaggtgaatacaatgaaatacatcttatgtcaagactcaggtatatgcaataatgggaatacaagggaccaaaccctccttgtctgaaacaagttcaactatcttattaccatgtaattacgttaatattgatactatgaatggggttatgtgtacttatatcattctaaaactacattttgtgatttataccaatcaacttctaaaatgtcatgtaaacccgttcttttgggggggggcgaaatcgctaaaggggggcgaggtaggggggcgagatcactagccggggagggcgagatcgctagtgatttcgccccgggggggcgagatcgctagtgatttcgcccccgggggggcgagatcacgggggggcgagaacgctgtcacaccggctccAACCACCGATGACATATCCATACAAACAACGCCCAAACATGATCTTTTGTACACTTTCTATTATCTTGAGTATTATCTTTAACTTTGCCATTCTCAATATTATTTACCCTTTTATACGTAATATTTTACCATACTATATACGACAAAACGTGTACCAAACGTGTTCTAATTATGTGACCTTACATGTATCTCAAGGTGCTATAGGGCAGTACACAAGGATACCGTACTGTCATACAGTCTGGCGAGGTCGTCACGGAGTGCTGAATAAGACGTTTCAAGCGAAGTCATTACGTGGGTTACCATACATCACAACATGGTACTTAAAATGCTGCATATAAAGAAATAATTAGATCCTTAAAAATATTGACTTTCGAATCAGGCTACTCACATGAGTCataggcaaaaaaaaatcagaaatatTGAAATTACCCCTTGAACAAACAATGAATGCACTAGTAATCCCAATTCCTCCTCTGCTTTGCATATTATGATTATCTGCACTATGTTGTATTCATAATATATCTAAGAAGAATATGGCGCTCTAAATAACACTGAGTAATGTGTTAAAGTCCCGTCTAAAATCGCGGAAGTGCACAGATTTCAAACGGCTTTGGAGAAAACACAAGCCCGAAAATCCCCTCCGTGTCTGGAGTAGGGGCGCCTTCTGGCAGCTTGAAGGTGAACTGCTGCAGCATGGAGGTGAAAAAGAGGAACAGCTCGAACTTGGCCAGCTGTTCTCCGAGGCACCTCCGTGGACCTGGTTCGGTAGGAAATGAAACATTAAGCGTTGGTCTTCTATtctgttgaacttgaagggtCGCGCCAAAATTCACCTGGCCAGCGTTTGCTTTAGATAGATGATTTATTTGTGGTGCAGACATGAATTATTTGCCACCAGAACAAATGAGCTTTCAATCCAGGGAGAAATCTGCCATACCTGTGCCGAACGGCAAAAAGGACTCCGTCCTCTGTGCCAGCTGACCGTCACTGTCCAGGAATCGGGTGGGGTCGAACCGCTCCGGATCGGGCCAGTACTTCGGGTCCATGTGGAGAGACCACAGGTTTGGCAGGATGAAGGTGCCGGCGGGGATCTGTGtcaggtaaaacaattttcagGTGTAATAAAGGTATAATAAAGACCACAGAAAGCATATCACGGTGGATTATACTGTGGAACATGTTAACGTACGGACAGAGTGTTTACCTGATGGCCCAGGATTGTAACAGGAGCTGTGGTCTCGTGAGGGAGAGAGGAAGGAAGGATGGTCCGGATCCGCTGGGCCTCGCGTATGGTCGCCTCCGTGTAGGGAAGGTGTTCTCGCAGCAGCATTGATGGGGCCTGTCGTTAACGTAAGATACGTATTTACACATGATATATACATAGAGTCCATAGGATATATGATACAACGGcaagttttatgtttgtgtttaaagAAAACGTAAACTGACTTAGCTTTGTCCCGTTTGAATAACATTCTTTTCCTGACTGTTAATGTTTAGACATACACAAGATTCAATTCATATTACATACAATTCTTCTAACTATACAGTACCAAAAAGTAGCAAATCTTGTATCATAAACTCCCAGGTCTTCCTAGTCATGAACAGCAGCCACCCGATCTCCTTTGATGCTAATAACATGGCCTTCGTACGAATTTGGGATGCACCTGTTTTCCGAGCGACTCATCTATCTCCTCCTGCACCTTTTGCTGCACATTTGGGTTCATGACCAGGTACAGCAGGGCCCAGCGGAGCGTGGTGGCAGTGGTGTCGGTTCCCGCCAAGAACAGGTTCCTAATGACGTTGAAAATGTTGTTCTCTGGCAGTTCAGACAGTATTCTGTTCCCTGATGATTGAAGACAATGGTAACGACCTCGCGTTAACGGATGATTTAGTAGGAAACAATTTCTAACATACCAAAGTAGCACACTGAATTTGCCAACAAACGGAAAGAAAATTTTGCAGCAAATGAAGCTTAAAAGGCTGGTGGAATACGCAGTCTGCTATGTTGCAGAAAAACGTATTGCAAAAGCAGGACATCCCCCTAACTGTTGATGCATAACCGACAAAATAATGTTGATGATCGACTCTGCAGATTTGTTCTTTTCTGTCACTTACCTCGGTGCTCCTCCAGCAGAAAACCGTCGATGACGTCCCTGATGTTGTTCGGGTCAAAGGTCTCCCTGTGCTCCTGGATGACTTCAATGACGAAGCTGCGGACATCATCGCTGCACGTCACCACCTCCTTCAGCTTCCGGCGGAAAGACGGGACGTGCCGCAGTATTGGATAGATGTTCAATGCCTGGGAGAACAAAACCTTCACTATCAGCCAAAATTAAGCTTGTAACGTGCAATTCAACTGCCGAGATCTTTAGCCTCCATGgtaaaatacattcatttacatCTTCAGTAGCGTGTAGATCCAAATATTCGGAGATCTGAACATATCTTCGGGAATCTACGTTGATGATGTGATAGCATACAACTTAAACCTGAATGAAGACGACACAGTCACACACCTGAGAAGACGTATTCGTGCGGAGATACCGATTGATAAGCCCCATCAGGTGCGAGAAACGCTCATCGTCATGGTCGAATCTCCGGCCGAACACCACGGAACAGATGACATTGGCAACCGACAGACCTATAGACACCGTGGGGTCAAACGGTTGGCCGCATTTATCCTTGAAAACTTGAACCAGATCCTGCGCCTCCTGCACGATGGTCGGCTCCAGACTCTGCTTCCCGGCCCCGAAAGTGTTGAGCCAAGTCAGCGCCACCTTTCGGGTCTCCTTCCACTCGGGGCCGTAAGGGGCCGTGCCAATACCTGGTGACAATGGAAACTCTAATTATAATGCCAGGAGACTATTCGGTTCCGTctcaaagtctttttttcttgcaattgACTGaactttctttatctttatctatcAATTTCAAAAAGGGATTTGCGGATTCCAAACTCCCGTCTTTAACAGCTTGACTAGTCATTGCAGCAATCGTATCCGTCAATCAGCAGTCCCTAATAGTATAATACTATGAGAAACACGGTGACCATACATGACTTCACGATTATAATTGTTTAGGCAAGTTCAGAGACTACTCTTGTTGCTAGGATTACTAACTAGCTTCCTTCCAATGTAAGCAAAGAGGACGTCTTATGTACAGACTTTACAACTAAGACTTGAAGCAAACTCGCGGGGTCAATGACCAACCTTATGATAACTCAGCAACCTTAcaatcgaaaaaaaaacaacctcatAATCAGGAACATTGTGATAGAAAATGGGCTTTCCAAATAAGTGTTTTTACTACTCGTACAAATGCTTCAAATTTGGTGACGAAATCTCATCATGTAAAGATGTCTCCCCACCTTTTCCCCTTGTCCCTATTGTCCGTCTCCACACGAACAAGTCCGGACGGGACGAAAAGACGTCGCCATGCCTCAGCAAAGCTTCTTTCACAGCGTCCTGTCCGCTCAGCACGACTGCTGGGCGTGGGCCGAGCCAGACACTGGGTAATGAAGACCTAT
The sequence above is drawn from the Branchiostoma floridae strain S238N-H82 chromosome 4, Bfl_VNyyK, whole genome shotgun sequence genome and encodes:
- the LOC118413158 gene encoding cytochrome P450 2U1-like, whose product is MGLFFVVLVLLGVYLYVQNLRLRRKYPPGPRAWPIVGNLRELARGQHRVFAEWRLKYGDVFTVWLGPRPAVVLSGQDAVKEALLRHGDVFSSRPDLFVWRRTIGTRGKGIGTAPYGPEWKETRKVALTWLNTFGAGKQSLEPTIVQEAQDLVQVFKDKCGQPFDPTVSIGLSVANVICSVVFGRRFDHDDERFSHLMGLINRYLRTNTSSQALNIYPILRHVPSFRRKLKEVVTCSDDVRSFVIEVIQEHRETFDPNNIRDVIDGFLLEEHRGNRILSELPENNIFNVIRNLFLAGTDTTATTLRWALLYLVMNPNVQQKVQEEIDESLGKQAPSMLLREHLPYTEATIREAQRIRTILPSSLPHETTAPVTILGHQIPAGTFILPNLWSLHMDPKYWPDPERFDPTRFLDSDGQLAQRTESFLPFGTGPRRCLGEQLAKFELFLFFTSMLQQFTFKLPEGAPTPDTEGIFGLVFSPKPFEICALPRF